The following proteins come from a genomic window of Mariniflexile sp. TRM1-10:
- a CDS encoding IPT/TIG domain-containing protein, protein MKKLCGLLTLVTSLFLVGCDSNDDTGSVSVMSVSPAEQYVQDIATIEGTGLDQVQYVFVGQIEATFTVDGNTLSFEVPTAAKLGENVVTLAMKNNYRVTTEIGVLKKPIPAIYTVSTSAAGPGNNVTITGEFLEYSPQVTVGGVNATVVSSSTSELVFTVPTVPNKTLPVDIEITTTFGTITSTTIFYASENLIQNGNFELGTGDNFDSWGKWNGGAGITLASASDSYAGRTAKIVGANNNPWSTQFVSNAAATTPGVKYLVVMSYRAESTNALMRFSTNASGGASYGPDFNFGLQWQQITWEFTANSDATRVALDMGKTGETMFIDNIALVAQ, encoded by the coding sequence ATGAAAAAACTATGCGGTTTGTTAACCCTGGTAACGTCTTTGTTCCTTGTAGGTTGTGACAGCAACGACGATACAGGTTCTGTTTCGGTTATGTCTGTGAGTCCTGCTGAGCAATATGTTCAAGATATCGCTACAATTGAAGGAACTGGTCTAGACCAAGTTCAATACGTTTTTGTTGGACAGATAGAAGCAACTTTTACTGTAGATGGTAATACGTTATCTTTTGAAGTTCCAACCGCAGCAAAACTAGGAGAGAATGTAGTCACCTTAGCAATGAAAAACAACTATCGTGTAACTACAGAAATAGGTGTTTTAAAAAAACCAATCCCTGCGATTTACACTGTTTCTACAAGTGCTGCTGGCCCAGGAAATAATGTAACTATTACTGGTGAATTTTTAGAATACAGCCCACAAGTTACTGTAGGTGGTGTTAATGCAACTGTAGTATCTTCTTCAACTTCTGAACTTGTATTTACTGTCCCTACCGTTCCTAATAAAACGCTTCCTGTTGATATAGAAATTACAACAACTTTTGGCACCATTACATCCACAACTATTTTTTATGCATCAGAAAACCTAATACAAAATGGTAATTTTGAACTAGGAACCGGTGATAATTTTGACAGTTGGGGTAAATGGAATGGAGGTGCTGGAATAACTTTAGCTTCAGCATCAGATTCTTATGCAGGTAGAACTGCAAAAATTGTAGGAGCCAACAACAATCCATGGAGTACACAATTTGTAAGTAATGCGGCAGCTACTACTCCTGGTGTCAAGTATCTTGTTGTAATGTCCTATAGAGCAGAGTCTACTAATGCTTTAATGCGTTTCTCTACTAATGCATCTGGAGGAGCTTCTTATGGACCCGATTTTAACTTTGGTCTTCAATGGCAACAAATCACTTGGGAATTCACAGCAAATTCCGATGCAACTAGAGTTGCTTTAGATATGGGTAAAACTGGAGAGACCATGTTTATAGACAACATTGCTTTAGTAGCTCAATAA
- a CDS encoding RagB/SusD family nutrient uptake outer membrane protein: MKIFKSLLKTMSLLLIITSCDNQIIDLQPQDRLTADQALNTIDGLEATMFQVFETLRNLHEGTDTSVYKQAGTDLSLAGTNINDEPSAGLPAMNAYNVNLSPNSGPVAQIWDNHYRAIANCNSVIENAIVPVTPQEEATVARLEGQARTMRAYCYLELVRRFDNIPIAKVLPPGSEPSSEAPLEDKSVIYDLILNDLTTAIPNLPNRTGTSGVGTPSSGLANFLLSEAYLDLGMWKEAGDAAAECISTGGFSLQPLDGIFGLEGGKQGTENNLEIMLSWVFDPAILNRRNRMVMMLVPLYDRVNGVARTFEQGGRPYGRMTPSTYYFSLFDNEDGRLNAWHKTTWQFDVDITGDKIVEGSGFSIGDTVTPEYVLSPGGSVFANAAIINPACTKTWEDGTYGRLVDGADGYRNVIVYRLSNAYLNAAEAYWRNGEEGKALPFINAIRERAYGNSSHNFTSLTEEDIIEEHARELGFEGVRWSFLKRTGKLIERVKLHNALAAPNIQDKHLRWPIPQTFVDLARVDQNTGY, encoded by the coding sequence ATGAAAATATTTAAATCATTATTAAAAACGATGTCATTGCTCTTAATTATTACGAGTTGTGATAATCAAATAATTGATCTTCAGCCTCAAGATAGATTAACTGCAGATCAAGCATTAAATACAATTGATGGACTTGAGGCTACCATGTTTCAAGTTTTTGAAACCTTACGTAATTTACATGAGGGAACTGATACGTCTGTCTATAAACAAGCGGGCACAGATTTATCACTTGCAGGGACTAATATTAACGATGAACCATCGGCTGGTTTACCAGCAATGAATGCTTATAATGTAAATCTTTCTCCAAATAGTGGACCAGTAGCTCAAATTTGGGATAATCATTACAGAGCCATAGCAAATTGTAATAGTGTTATTGAAAATGCTATTGTGCCAGTAACTCCTCAAGAAGAAGCAACTGTTGCTAGACTTGAAGGGCAAGCAAGAACCATGAGGGCTTACTGCTATTTAGAATTGGTAAGACGTTTTGATAACATTCCCATTGCAAAAGTATTGCCCCCAGGATCAGAGCCTTCTTCTGAGGCGCCTTTAGAGGACAAATCTGTTATTTACGATTTGATTTTAAACGATCTTACAACTGCTATTCCAAATTTACCAAACAGAACAGGTACATCTGGTGTTGGAACACCTTCAAGTGGCTTGGCTAATTTCCTTTTATCTGAAGCGTATCTAGATTTAGGTATGTGGAAAGAAGCTGGTGATGCTGCTGCTGAGTGTATTAGTACAGGAGGGTTTTCATTGCAACCCCTAGATGGTATTTTTGGTCTTGAAGGTGGTAAACAAGGTACAGAAAACAATCTTGAAATTATGCTTTCTTGGGTTTTTGATCCAGCTATTTTAAACAGACGTAACCGTATGGTTATGATGTTGGTACCTTTATACGATAGGGTTAATGGTGTTGCGAGAACATTTGAACAGGGAGGAAGACCTTATGGACGTATGACACCCTCTACATATTATTTTTCTCTTTTTGATAATGAAGATGGTAGATTAAATGCATGGCATAAAACAACTTGGCAATTTGATGTGGATATTACAGGTGATAAAATTGTAGAAGGTTCTGGTTTTTCAATTGGTGATACGGTTACTCCCGAATATGTATTATCTCCAGGAGGATCTGTCTTTGCTAATGCGGCTATCATTAATCCAGCATGTACAAAAACATGGGAAGATGGTACGTATGGAAGATTGGTAGATGGTGCAGATGGTTACAGAAATGTAATTGTATATAGACTTTCTAATGCGTATTTAAATGCTGCAGAAGCTTATTGGAGAAATGGTGAAGAAGGTAAAGCTTTACCTTTTATAAACGCCATTAGAGAAAGGGCTTACGGCAACTCTAGCCACAATTTCACTTCCTTAACAGAGGAAGATATTATAGAAGAACATGCTAGAGAATTAGGTTTTGAAGGTGTAAGATGGAGTTTCTTAAAGAGAACTGGTAAATTAATAGAACGCGTTAAATTACATAATGCACTCGCTGCGCCTAACATTCAAGATAAACATCTTAGATGGCCTATTCCACAAACCTTTGTTGACTTAGCAAGAGTTGACCAAAATACAGGTTATTAA
- a CDS encoding glycoside hydrolase family 43 protein: MPDKSTEHIDFESLSKNAISQPLVSHIYTADPSAHVFNNKIYIYPSHDIDAGVPFNDNGDHFGMEDYHVISMDNINAKAVDNGVALHVDDVPWAERQMWAPDAAHKNGKYYLFFPAKNKEGIFQIGVAISDFPTGPFKAEPNPIVGSYSIDPAVFEDEDGSYYIYFGGIWGGQLQKYRNNIYREDNELPKPNEPALLPIVAKLTEDMLQFSEVPKEVRILDAYGELLLEGDNEKRFFEASWVHKYKGKYYFSYSTGDTHFICYAIGDSPYGPFTYKGRILNPVIGWTSHHSICEVEGKWYLFYHDSSLSQGVTHLRSIKVSEIKYNDDGTIIALNPYDKKSC, encoded by the coding sequence ATGCCAGATAAAAGTACAGAACATATTGATTTTGAAAGCTTAAGTAAAAATGCCATCTCTCAGCCTTTGGTATCCCATATATATACTGCCGATCCATCTGCTCATGTTTTTAATAATAAGATATATATATATCCTTCTCATGATATAGATGCAGGTGTTCCTTTTAATGATAATGGAGACCATTTTGGAATGGAAGATTATCATGTGATATCCATGGACAACATAAATGCCAAAGCAGTTGATAATGGTGTTGCACTACACGTAGATGATGTGCCTTGGGCAGAAAGACAAATGTGGGCACCTGATGCCGCTCATAAAAACGGGAAATACTATTTGTTTTTCCCTGCTAAGAATAAAGAAGGGATTTTTCAAATAGGCGTTGCAATAAGTGATTTCCCTACGGGACCATTTAAAGCAGAACCAAATCCTATAGTGGGCAGTTATAGTATAGATCCAGCCGTTTTTGAAGATGAAGATGGTAGTTATTACATATATTTTGGGGGAATTTGGGGCGGACAACTTCAAAAGTACCGGAACAATATATACCGTGAAGATAATGAGCTTCCTAAGCCAAATGAGCCTGCTTTATTACCTATTGTAGCAAAACTTACAGAGGATATGTTACAATTTTCCGAAGTACCGAAGGAAGTACGGATTTTAGATGCGTATGGTGAACTGTTACTGGAAGGAGACAACGAAAAACGTTTTTTTGAAGCGTCTTGGGTGCATAAATATAAGGGTAAATATTATTTTTCATATTCGACAGGAGATACGCATTTTATCTGTTATGCCATAGGCGATAGCCCTTACGGACCATTTACGTATAAAGGACGTATTTTAAACCCTGTAATAGGTTGGACGTCCCATCACTCAATTTGCGAGGTAGAAGGTAAGTGGTATTTATTTTACCATGATTCTAGCTTATCTCAAGGTGTGACGCATTTAAGGTCTATTAAGGTTAGCGAAATTAAATATAACGATGATGGTACTATTATAGCACTTAATCCTTATGACAAGAAATCTTGTTAA
- a CDS encoding glycosyl hydrolase 115 family protein, whose translation MMFITIPKLITKAVFLSLLFFTSNSIQAVQPEKYVSSVTSNGSFPLASNSLVASFLISENDFPGVKRVVGHLQNDIQNVTGFAPNIFNSLPENEDFLVIIGTLGKSKIIDKLIKEGKIDANQLKGKWEKFTTQIIENPFHGIKKALVIAGSDKRGTIYGMYDLSSQIGVSPWYFWADVPIKKQSELHVLSGIHTLGEPKVKYRGFFINDEAPALTGWVYEKYGDFNAQFYDKVFELILRMKGNYLWPAMWPPRKFNVDDPQNAILADEYGIVMGTSHHEPLTRAHAEWNKSVSGAWDFNTNADGLKAFWKGGLERMGTKENLITIGMRGDGDEAMSEETATGLLEIIVKEQRKIIAEVTGKSAEETPQIWALYKEVQDYYDKGMQVPDDVTLLLCDDNWGNLRKLPSLDAKPRKGGYGIYYHFDYVGGPRNYKWLNTNQIERVWEQMHLAYEHGVNNLWIVNVGDIKPMEFPIQFFFDYAWNPEKWHADNLQDYYILWAKDVFGGIQTAAIADVMKKYTKYNARRKHELIDASTYSLHHYNEANRVVDQYNALAKRAQAISDELPEMYKDAYYQLVLFPVLASANLNELYISAAKNNLYAKQGRASTNFYADKVKELFNKDIELTNYYHKEVANGKWNHMMSQTHIGYEIWQEPKFNKIPETFKIDEADGAEMGVSIEGSKEWWSGTNDDAILPVFDSFNNQKYSIDIFNRGKKSFNYEIKAHDAWVKISEPNDTIENQKSIKVSIDWDNVPEGIQNSDITIIGAGKQIPVYIKVNNIKKSSIKGFVENNGFMAIEAAHYSNKYEPKPFQWKVVENLGKTGDAVISLPIKKGRVELSKKSPKLSYSLNFQNKGKVKVHMHFSPTINYSTREGMYFGLSFDKEKPIQIDYDSDPYIFNYNGKVPENWDRNVADNIKIITTEFNINKAGNHTLNYYRIDEGLVLQKIIIETENSKLREVYLGPIES comes from the coding sequence ATGATGTTTATAACGATACCAAAATTAATCACCAAAGCAGTATTTTTAAGCCTACTATTTTTTACATCAAATAGTATTCAAGCGGTACAACCTGAAAAATATGTTTCATCTGTAACTTCAAATGGGAGCTTTCCCTTAGCAAGTAACTCGCTTGTAGCTTCGTTTTTAATAAGTGAAAATGATTTTCCGGGTGTTAAACGGGTTGTAGGGCATCTCCAAAATGACATTCAAAATGTTACAGGTTTTGCGCCAAATATTTTTAATAGCCTGCCTGAAAACGAAGATTTTCTTGTAATTATTGGCACTTTAGGAAAAAGTAAAATTATAGATAAATTAATTAAAGAAGGAAAAATTGATGCCAATCAATTGAAAGGTAAATGGGAGAAATTCACCACTCAAATTATTGAAAACCCTTTTCATGGAATAAAAAAAGCCTTGGTTATTGCAGGTTCAGACAAGCGAGGCACGATTTACGGAATGTATGATCTTTCAAGTCAAATTGGTGTGTCGCCTTGGTATTTTTGGGCAGATGTTCCTATAAAAAAACAATCCGAATTACACGTGCTTTCTGGTATTCATACTTTGGGAGAGCCTAAAGTTAAGTACAGAGGATTTTTTATAAATGATGAAGCTCCTGCTTTAACAGGTTGGGTTTATGAAAAGTATGGCGATTTTAACGCTCAGTTCTATGACAAAGTTTTTGAACTTATACTTAGAATGAAAGGGAATTATTTATGGCCCGCCATGTGGCCGCCAAGAAAGTTTAATGTAGATGATCCTCAAAATGCTATTCTTGCAGATGAATATGGCATCGTCATGGGAACCTCACATCATGAACCTCTAACACGTGCTCATGCCGAATGGAATAAATCTGTTAGCGGAGCCTGGGATTTTAATACCAATGCAGATGGTTTAAAAGCCTTTTGGAAAGGTGGCTTGGAGCGAATGGGAACTAAAGAAAACCTGATAACCATTGGAATGCGTGGTGATGGCGATGAAGCCATGAGTGAAGAAACTGCCACAGGTTTACTTGAAATAATTGTAAAAGAGCAACGTAAAATTATTGCAGAGGTAACGGGCAAATCTGCTGAAGAAACACCACAAATATGGGCACTTTATAAAGAGGTTCAAGATTATTATGATAAAGGCATGCAAGTACCAGATGATGTTACATTGTTGCTTTGCGACGACAATTGGGGTAATCTAAGAAAGTTACCAAGTCTCGATGCAAAACCACGTAAAGGAGGTTATGGTATTTACTATCATTTTGATTATGTAGGAGGTCCTAGAAACTATAAATGGTTAAATACGAATCAAATAGAGCGTGTTTGGGAGCAAATGCATTTGGCTTACGAACATGGTGTGAACAACTTATGGATTGTAAATGTAGGTGATATTAAACCTATGGAATTTCCTATTCAATTTTTCTTTGACTATGCTTGGAATCCTGAAAAATGGCATGCCGATAATTTACAGGATTATTACATTTTATGGGCAAAAGATGTTTTTGGAGGCATTCAAACAGCTGCTATTGCAGATGTCATGAAAAAATATACCAAGTATAATGCCAGAAGAAAACATGAGTTAATAGATGCCTCAACCTACAGTTTACATCATTATAATGAAGCTAATAGGGTTGTTGACCAATATAATGCACTAGCGAAAAGGGCGCAAGCAATAAGCGACGAACTTCCTGAAATGTATAAAGATGCCTATTATCAATTGGTGCTTTTTCCAGTATTAGCAAGTGCCAACCTTAATGAACTTTATATAAGCGCCGCAAAAAACAATCTGTATGCAAAACAAGGTAGGGCATCAACAAATTTTTATGCCGATAAAGTAAAAGAGTTATTTAATAAAGACATAGAATTAACAAACTATTACCATAAAGAGGTGGCTAATGGGAAGTGGAACCATATGATGTCCCAAACCCACATTGGTTATGAAATTTGGCAGGAACCTAAGTTTAACAAGATACCAGAAACCTTTAAAATAGATGAAGCTGATGGTGCAGAAATGGGCGTTTCTATTGAAGGTTCTAAAGAATGGTGGTCTGGAACTAATGATGATGCCATACTTCCCGTTTTTGATTCTTTTAATAATCAAAAATATAGTATTGATATTTTTAACAGAGGTAAAAAAAGCTTTAATTATGAAATAAAAGCGCATGATGCTTGGGTGAAAATTTCAGAACCTAACGACACTATTGAAAACCAAAAAAGCATAAAAGTAAGTATTGATTGGGATAATGTTCCTGAAGGCATTCAAAATTCAGATATAACTATTATTGGTGCAGGAAAACAAATACCAGTTTATATAAAAGTAAACAATATAAAAAAGAGTTCTATAAAAGGATTTGTTGAAAACAATGGTTTTATGGCAATAGAAGCAGCGCATTATTCTAATAAATATGAACCTAAACCTTTTCAGTGGAAAGTAGTGGAAAATTTAGGTAAAACAGGCGATGCTGTCATTTCATTACCAATAAAGAAGGGCAGGGTAGAACTTTCAAAAAAATCACCGAAGTTATCTTATAGTTTAAATTTTCAAAACAAAGGAAAAGTAAAAGTTCACATGCATTTTTCTCCGACTATTAATTATTCAACAAGGGAAGGTATGTATTTTGGTTTATCGTTCGATAAAGAAAAACCTATTCAAATAGATTACGATTCAGATCCTTATATTTTTAATTATAATGGTAAAGTTCCTGAAAATTGGGATAGAAATGTTGCAGATAATATTAAAATCATCACCACAGAATTTAATATAAATAAAGCAGGGAATCATACTCTGAATTATTATAGAATTGATGAAGGTTTGGTACTTCAAAAAATCATTATAGAAACAGAAAACAGTAAATTAAGAGAAGTATATCTCGGACCTATTGAAAGCTAA
- a CDS encoding endo-1,4-beta-xylanase, translating into MNTLRQIAFITTILITTFSCKEVNTSGASKAINLKDVYKENFYIGVAVNENQILENDSLEATRIENEFNSITAENIMKSMFIHPVKDSFDFKLTDKFVALGEKNNMFIHGHTLIWHSQLSPWFTEIKDSTEMANAMEHHIKTIVGRYKGKINSWDVVNEALNEDGTLRKTVFLDVLGEDYLPLAFKWAFEADANTKLYYNDYNMTNEEKRKGAIRMIKRIQEKGIKVDGIGMQGHWGLEKPSIEDIEKSILDYASLGVKVAITELDINVLPSPWDLVGADVNQNFEGSKKMNPYPKNLPDSIQTKFANRYQDIFKLFLKHQDKISRVTFWGVNDGQSWLNDWPIKGRTNYPLLFDRELKPKAAYDSIIALKLKYKSN; encoded by the coding sequence ATGAATACATTAAGACAAATTGCATTTATAACAACGATATTAATTACAACTTTTAGTTGTAAAGAAGTAAATACGTCTGGGGCTTCTAAAGCCATTAATCTAAAAGATGTTTATAAAGAAAATTTTTATATAGGTGTAGCCGTCAATGAAAACCAAATATTAGAAAATGATTCATTAGAAGCTACACGAATAGAAAATGAGTTTAATAGCATTACTGCTGAAAACATCATGAAATCAATGTTCATCCACCCAGTAAAAGACAGCTTTGATTTTAAATTAACCGATAAGTTTGTTGCTTTAGGAGAAAAAAATAACATGTTCATTCACGGCCATACCTTAATCTGGCATAGCCAATTATCCCCTTGGTTTACAGAAATAAAAGATAGCACAGAAATGGCCAATGCTATGGAACATCATATAAAAACTATTGTTGGCAGATACAAAGGGAAAATAAATTCTTGGGATGTTGTAAATGAAGCTTTAAATGAAGATGGCACATTAAGAAAAACCGTTTTTTTGGATGTTTTAGGTGAAGACTATTTACCATTGGCATTCAAATGGGCGTTTGAAGCAGATGCGAATACAAAGTTGTATTATAACGATTATAATATGACTAATGAAGAAAAAAGAAAAGGTGCCATTAGAATGATAAAGCGTATACAAGAAAAAGGAATAAAAGTAGATGGCATAGGTATGCAAGGTCACTGGGGTTTAGAAAAACCAAGTATTGAAGATATTGAAAAAAGCATTTTGGACTATGCGTCTTTAGGTGTAAAAGTGGCCATTACAGAACTGGATATAAATGTGTTGCCAAGTCCATGGGATTTGGTTGGTGCCGATGTGAACCAAAATTTTGAAGGCAGCAAAAAAATGAACCCTTATCCTAAAAATTTACCAGATTCCATTCAAACAAAATTCGCAAATCGATATCAAGATATTTTTAAACTATTCTTAAAGCATCAAGATAAAATTAGTAGGGTTACCTTTTGGGGTGTAAACGATGGTCAATCTTGGCTCAACGATTGGCCTATAAAAGGACGAACCAATTACCCTTTACTTTTCGATAGGGAATTGAAGCCTAAGGCTGCTTATGATAGTATTATTGCTTTAAAATTAAAATACAAATCCAACTAA
- a CDS encoding endo-1,4-beta-xylanase has protein sequence MKPIKFILLIFISLIMSCSSSEDGPQVTSPTPTPKATTLKEAANFPIGNIVSASRLSNDNNFKILLNKEFNSITAENDMKMASMFTGPNTYDFSKGDAIVAYAKANGFRVHGHALVWHASIPNWLKNYAGTDADFEAQVKDYIKATVAHFATFKNSEGKSIVESWDVVNEHFTSDAAAAVFNTRIGSDYVSKCFIWAREADPNVKLFYNDYSLGSQGSKASQVVSMVNTFKTTATPIDGIGMQMHIDYQNPTLATLTDNLNMLKATGLLIHFSEVDMTVNKNKALTSLTTERSNAQKDRYKDIAILYKTIPAAQQYGITFWGMRDNDSWLLSFNNNQNEWPLLFDSNYKYKPAFTGFLEGLNK, from the coding sequence ATGAAACCAATTAAATTTATATTGCTAATTTTTATTTCACTAATCATGAGTTGCAGCTCATCTGAAGATGGCCCTCAAGTAACGTCTCCAACGCCAACGCCAAAAGCGACTACATTAAAGGAAGCAGCTAATTTTCCAATAGGGAATATAGTTTCAGCGAGTAGACTTTCTAATGACAATAATTTTAAAATATTATTAAATAAAGAGTTTAATAGTATTACAGCAGAGAATGACATGAAAATGGCTTCTATGTTTACGGGTCCAAATACTTATGATTTTAGTAAAGGAGACGCCATAGTTGCATATGCAAAAGCAAATGGATTTAGAGTTCATGGGCATGCCTTAGTTTGGCATGCATCCATACCGAACTGGTTAAAAAACTATGCTGGAACCGATGCCGATTTTGAAGCCCAAGTTAAAGATTATATAAAAGCCACAGTGGCGCACTTTGCAACTTTTAAAAATTCGGAAGGAAAATCTATTGTAGAAAGTTGGGATGTAGTAAATGAGCATTTTACAAGTGATGCAGCTGCAGCTGTTTTTAATACCAGAATAGGAAGTGATTATGTGTCGAAATGCTTTATCTGGGCTCGTGAAGCCGATCCTAATGTAAAATTATTCTATAATGATTATAGCTTAGGTAGTCAAGGCTCTAAAGCTTCTCAAGTTGTAAGTATGGTAAATACATTTAAAACGACCGCAACGCCCATAGATGGTATTGGCATGCAAATGCATATAGATTATCAAAATCCAACTTTGGCAACCTTAACAGATAATTTAAACATGCTCAAAGCTACAGGATTATTAATTCACTTTTCTGAAGTAGATATGACTGTAAATAAAAACAAAGCATTAACCTCTTTAACAACTGAGCGGTCTAATGCTCAAAAAGATAGATATAAAGATATAGCGATATTATACAAAACCATTCCTGCTGCACAACAATATGGAATTACTTTTTGGGGAATGAGAGATAATGATAGTTGGTTATTAAGTTTTAACAACAACCAAAATGAATGGCCATTATTATTTGATTCAAATTATAAATACAAACCAGCTTTTACTGGTTTTCTTGAAGGGTTAAATAAATAA
- a CDS encoding MFS transporter — MNSTSQKLSIKEKIGYSLGDLAANLVFQTLITYLAYFYTDIYGLSPTHSSIIMLVVGLVAAFIFNPIVGAIADRTNTRWGKFRPWILWTAVPLGIIAILAFSTPDFSYKGKVIYAVVTYTLLLILYAANNLPYSALSGVITGNMAERNSLSSYRFVAVMFAQFFVQVFMLGIIKSAGGGDKAIGIEKVMTVLAIVGTIMLIITFLTTKERVVPKPEQKSSIKEDLGDLVKNKPWLIMLSLTTLVFVTLAMKGGAYVYYFENYVDREQLAVVIHPILDFLLSIGMDHFGDDPISAGFGLFNAGGIIFMIVGIMLSKKLADTYGKRDVFATFLFISTLFILAFYFFPSTSIILIFVSQILHGFFYGITIPILWAMIADVADYSEWKNNRRATAIIFSAMMVGLKAGLSIGGALTTWFLGFFNYVPNALEQPDSAINGIKLLVSVFPSIPFLIGVGLLFFYEINKKMEVELECDLKERRLSVVK, encoded by the coding sequence ATGAATTCCACTTCGCAAAAATTATCCATCAAGGAAAAGATAGGATATAGTTTAGGTGACCTTGCTGCAAACTTGGTGTTTCAAACGTTGATAACCTATCTGGCTTATTTTTATACAGACATATATGGATTATCTCCAACACACTCATCCATAATTATGTTAGTCGTTGGATTGGTTGCGGCCTTCATTTTTAATCCAATCGTTGGAGCCATTGCCGATAGAACAAATACAAGATGGGGGAAATTTCGTCCTTGGATTTTGTGGACAGCAGTGCCACTTGGCATTATTGCTATTTTGGCATTTTCTACACCTGATTTTTCATATAAAGGTAAAGTCATATATGCCGTAGTAACTTATACACTATTATTGATATTGTATGCTGCAAACAATCTCCCTTATTCGGCACTTAGTGGTGTTATTACAGGTAACATGGCAGAAAGAAACAGTTTGTCATCCTATAGATTTGTAGCTGTTATGTTTGCTCAATTTTTTGTGCAAGTATTTATGCTTGGGATTATAAAAAGTGCAGGAGGTGGTGATAAAGCCATAGGAATAGAAAAAGTAATGACTGTATTGGCCATTGTAGGTACTATTATGCTAATTATAACCTTTTTAACAACAAAAGAACGTGTCGTTCCAAAACCTGAACAAAAATCAAGTATTAAAGAAGATTTAGGTGATTTAGTCAAAAATAAACCGTGGCTAATTATGCTATCACTTACTACGCTTGTGTTTGTTACACTTGCCATGAAAGGGGGTGCTTATGTGTATTATTTTGAAAACTATGTAGACAGAGAACAATTAGCTGTGGTTATTCATCCCATTTTAGATTTCCTATTATCAATAGGGATGGATCATTTTGGAGATGACCCAATTTCTGCGGGATTTGGATTATTTAATGCTGGTGGTATCATTTTTATGATAGTAGGCATTATGTTGTCTAAAAAACTCGCTGATACATATGGTAAAAGAGACGTGTTTGCAACATTTCTTTTTATTTCAACTTTGTTTATTCTTGCCTTTTATTTCTTTCCATCAACATCAATAATACTCATATTCGTATCTCAAATACTTCATGGGTTTTTCTACGGAATCACTATCCCAATTCTTTGGGCTATGATTGCTGATGTAGCCGATTATTCGGAATGGAAAAATAACCGTCGAGCAACAGCCATCATATTTTCTGCCATGATGGTAGGTTTAAAAGCGGGTCTAAGTATTGGGGGCGCTTTAACTACATGGTTTTTAGGATTTTTTAATTATGTGCCCAATGCACTAGAACAGCCTGATTCCGCCATTAACGGCATTAAATTACTGGTTAGTGTTTTTCCTTCTATCCCATTTTTGATTGGTGTTGGGTTATTGTTTTTCTATGAAATTAATAAAAAAATGGAGGTTGAATTAGAATGTGATTTAAAGGAAAGAAGATTAAGTGTCGTTAAATAA